The region CTACAAAATCATTTACAGGACATACAACAAGTGCTGCAGGAGGAGTAGAGTCGGTAATATCAATACTTTGTTTACAGAATGGCATTGTTCCCGCTAATTTGAATTTTAACGAACCTATGAAAGAGATATCTTTTAAACCAGTTGAAAAGACACAACGAGGAGTTGCCTTAAATCATATTCTGAGCAACTCGTTTGGGTTTGGCGGAAACAATACTTCATTAATTTTCTCAAAAGAGTAGTCAATATGCAAAGCATATATATAAACGGGCTAGGTAATATCTCAATTCAGAATACATTTCCAGAACCATCATTGGAATCTAAACTTGATTTTGAATCGAACCATATAAGGTGTGTTGAACCCGATTTTACGAAATACATTAATCCGGTGGCAATTCGCAGGATGAGCAAAATTGTACGACGGGCAATTGCTACCGCAAAAAAATCGTTGGAGGAGGCTCAAATCGAGATGCCCGATGCAATTGTTTCGGGAACTGGACTCGGGTGCATTGAGGATACCGAGAAGTTCTTGGTTTCGATGATTCGGGATAATGAACAATTTCTGCAACCCACCCATTTCATTCAGTCAACCCACAATACAATAAGTTCGCAGATTGCCATTCTGCTCAAGTGCAATGGCTACAATAGCACATATGCTCATTTAGGATTATCGTTTGATAGTGCGCTTTACGATGCATACCTTCAGTTCCAACTAAGTCAAATTAAGACCGCACTTGTTGGTGCTTACGATGAAATGACACCTGCATACTACGAACTTTTAAGGAAGGCTGGTGTTTGGAATGGTTGTTTTGCAGGCGAGGGAAGTATTTCAATTGCTATGTCGGTGGAGAAAAAGCCTTCGGCTTACTGCTCTATTAAAAATATGATAATGTTCTCGCAACAACCCAGTAATGCTAAGTTAGAGCAACGTGTTTTGGATTTTATCAAAGCCAGTAATCTGTCGATTGATGAAGTTGATGCTGTGATTCTTAGCAATAGCGGTAACTCCGAGAATGATGAGGTAATTAACTCCTTACGCAAAGGAGTGTTTGCCGATACAGCGCAAGTAACCTACAAGAATATCTCTGGCGAGTTTTACTCATCCTCTGCTTTTGGATTTTGGCTTGCAGCAATATGCCTAAAACAGCAAAGTATACCAGACTATTTGGTTTTGAAAGGGAATGTGAATAAGCCTTTAAAGAATATTCTGGTGCATAATCACTCGTTGAATAGAGGTCACTCATTAATACTACTATCGTCATGCTAAAATTGGTAGGATTGGTAAGCGTTCAAAGCATCTTTTTAGTTGCTTCGCAAATATTTCTAAAAATGGCTCTGGCCAGTTTTGGAACTTTTGAATGGACCCTTCGGTATTTTAAGAACGTGTTTACCAACATTCCTTTTGCTCTATCGGGCATTAGCATAGCGGTGGCTTCACTGCTATGGGTTTACATCCTAAAGCATTTCGAGTTTAGTGTTGCATATCCGCTAATCAGCATCAGTTATATTTTTGGACTGTTGGCGGCGTATTTTATTTTTCACGAGAATATTCCCGCAACACGCTGGTTGGGCGCATTTATTATAGTGATTGGAGTTTACTTTATTACCAAAAAGTAGTTTTGAAATGAAAAGTATTATATCTACACTTCTTTGCTCAATTTTATTTGTGCTTTATTCCAATGCGCAGGGCGTATTTAAACCTGTTGACGAGAAAAATATTGTTTTAATTACAGATAAATTAAAGGCATCAACGCAAAGCGTTAAGAGTTTACAAACCGACTTTGTGCAGAGCAAAACCATCTCGGTTTTAGAGGAAACAATTGAGTCGAAGGGTGTGATGTACTATAAATCGCCAGGGTCAATTCGTTGGGAATACCTATCGCCAAATCAGTATATTTTTGTTGTAAACAATCAGAAGATTAGCGTAAAGGCTGGCGAGTCAGCAACAAAAAAGTTTGATGCAAATGCTAACCGATTCTCCAAGGAGATAAGTGATATAATGCTTTCGGGGATTAACGGGATGGAAATTATGGAATCCAAAAAGTTCACCCCGGTTTTTTTGAGCAGCGATAGGCAAATCTGCATTCAGCTAACTCCTGTAAAGCGGCAGATGCGGCAGATGCTATCGCAAATCTCATTCTTTTTCGATATCAATACCTATGCAATTCAATCCATCGAAATGCTTGATGGAAATGGCGATAAAACCCAAATTCGATTTGTAAATAAGAAAGAAAACATACCTGTGGATGATGAAAAGTTTACTATCAATTAGCTCAATCAATACTACTACCGATAGCCAGTTTGACGCACAGGTTGTTATTGACGAGAATCACGAAATACTTAAAGCCCACTTTCCAAACTTTCCTATTGTACCCGGTGCTTGTTTGATAGACTGTGCAAAGGATATTGTTGAAACGTATTTTAAGTCAGCATATCGGTTGGTTTCGGTAAAGAATGTGAAATTCCTTCAAATTGTAAACCCTCAAAAAATTACCAGTTTGCAATATTTGTGTACACATCAGGAGATTGATGGGGAGTTGAGGGCTAACTATACAATATCCTCAAAGGATGAGATCGTGTCAAAATTAAGTTTAGTATTTATTAAAGCATAGATGGAACCTATAACAGTTAAGCGATTAATGGCCGATTATGGTTGCTGTGTGATTATTCCAACATACAACAATGCATCTACAATTGCAGCTGTTATTGAATCGGTTTTAGCTTACACTTCCGATGTTTTTGTGGTGAACGATGGCGCTACCGATACAACGCCTCTTGTTATTGAAGGGTATAGGAATAGAGTGCAAGTGGTTTCCTACTCGGTAAACAGGGGTAAAGCTTATGCATTACGTCAAGGTTTTCTTGCTGCGCGCAAGGCTGGGTTTAAGTATGCTATAACAATAGATTCCGATGGTCAGCATTTTGCCAAGGATATAGAACTATTTATAAGTAAACTTAACGAAGGCGATAGAATAGTTTGGGTTGGAAGTAGATTCTTGACACAGGAGAACATGCCCAAGAAAAATACCTTTGCCAATAAGTTCTCAAATTTTTGGTTTGCATTGCAGACCTTGAATAGGTTGCCTGATACACAATCGGGTTATAGACTTTATCCTTTGGTATCAGTTGCCAAAATAAAACTTTTTGGGTATCGTTACGAGGGGGAATTGGAACTGCTGGTTAGGTTGGCTTGGCGTGGTGTTAAGGCAAAGCCTTTACCCATATCGGTTTACTATGCCCCCGAGGGAGAGCGGGTAAGCCATTTCCGTCCAACAAAGGATTTTTTTAGGATCAGCGTTTTGAATACTTTCCTAACCATTTTGGCTTTTGTTTATGGTTACCCATCTATGTTGTTTTATTCCATAAAACGGAAATTAAGTAGAAAAGGATTATGACCGATTTGTTCTTGAAAATATATAAGTACCTGAAGGTGCGGCGAGTTCTTCGCTGGGCTTTGCTTTTGGTTAGTTTTGCAGTTATAGGTTTTGGTGCTTTTAATATTAAGCTCGAGGAGAACGTTGCCAACTTTTTGCCGAGGAGTGAGGAGAACGAAAAGATCAACTTTGTTTACCAGAATAGCCAGATTGCCGATAAAATAGTTGTCCGAATTTACCAGCCCGACTCCACAACGGATGTTGATAGGGATATGCTCATCGATGCCTCGGAGTATTTTGTGGAAAGCGTTAAAGAACTCGATGGTGACGACATCAAGAGCGTGCTTTACAAGGTTGAACAGGAAAAACTGCTCGAGATATCCGATTTTATCACCAAGAATCTGCCTTACTTCATGGTTGAGGCGGACTATGAACGTTTAGATTCGATGCTCACCAATGATGCGGTTCTGAACACTTTACAAAAGGACAAGGATTTGCTGGTATCGCCAATGGGAATGGTGCTGAAAAGCAATATCGTAAACGATCCGCTCCATATATCTGCATCAATACTGAAAAAACTGGAAAAGTTTAAGGTGTCGGATAGTTACGAAACCTATAACGATTACATCTTTTCAAAAAATGGAAAAGAACTAATCGTACTAATTTCATCGGTTTACCAAAGTAGCGATACCGAAAATAATAAGAAGTTGCTGGCTGCCATCGGTAGTTCCATTAATAAAACAAAATCAGAATTTAAAAACGCGGTAGACTTGGGCTTTTTTGCCGCTGCCGATGTTGCGTTAACAAATGCTAGCCAAATCAAGAATGATAGTTACTTATCCATTACAATTTCGTTGGTGCTGATACTTATTCTGCTATGGTTTTACTTTAAGAGCTTTAGGTCAATGTTCCTTATTGCTATGCCTGTGGTTTTTGGAGCGCTGTTTTCGCTTGCCATTCTCGCAGTTGTTAAAGGAACTATCTCGGCCATTGCAATTGGTGCTGGTTCAATAATATTTGGGATTGCGGTAAACTACTCGCTGCATTTTATTGCGCATCATAAGCATAGCGGAAGTCCATTGTTGGTTCTTAAAGATTTGGTTTCTCCGTTGACGGTTGGAAGTTTTACAACCGTTGCAGCATTTCTGAGTTTGATGTTTATTAGTGCAGTATCGATGAGAGATTTTGGCCTTTTCGCTGCATTTACCCTGATTGGTAGCATTTTGTTTGTGTTGATTTTCCTTCCGCACTTTGTGAGCGCAGAAACGGTACATCCAAACCATAGCAATCCTAATTTTTTCGATAGGATCACTGAGTACAGGCTGGAGAAAAACAAAATACTTGTTGCCATTACAATTGTCGGCAGTTTTGTTTTGGTTTTCTTTTCCGGTAGAACTGGATTTAACACCAACCTGCAATCGATAAACTACATGACCAAGGAGCAGAAGGCTGAGTTTGCAAGGTTGAATAAGTTAACCGATTTAGGCGAAAAAACTTACTATCTAGTTTCCGAAGGTAAAACGTTGGACGAAGCGTTAGCCAATTACGAGTATGTTGCAAATGGGAAACTCGACTCGCTTGTCAAGTGTGGTGATGTGACTAAGGTGAATGGAGTTGGTGATCTTTTGCCATCATCTGAAATTCAGAAGAAAAAAATAGAGCGGTGGAACTCGTTTTGGAGTAATAAACGCGACAACCTGATTCAAACCTTCGAAAAACAGTCTAAGTCCTTAGGCTTTAAGGTTGGTGCATTTTCAAATTTTTATGATGTTTTAAAAACCGATTATACCGTCCAGTCGCAAAACTATTTCGATATACTAACTGAGAGTTTTACTAAGGATTATTTGATAGAAACGCCCCAACGCGCTATGGTTGTCTCGCTTATATCACTGAAAGAGGATAACCAAGAGGCTGGGCTAGCATCAATTGAGAGCGCTTCTGATAAAAGTTTTGTGTTCGATAGGGCATCCATTGCCCACAAGATGGTGAAATCGCTTTCGTCCGATTTTAATATTGTCCTTTACGTATCGGGTCTGTTGGTCTTGGTGTTTTTAACCATTTCGTTCGGAAGGTTTGAGTTGAGTTTTATCGCATTCCTTCCCATGTTTTTAAGCTGGATATGGATTCTCGGAATAATGGCAATGTTTGATATTCAATTCAATATTGTAAACATTATTTTGGCCACGTTTATCTTTGGTTTGGGCGACGATTACACCATTTTTATGATGGATGGTTTAATGGGTGAATACGCATATAACAAAAAGATGCTGAGCCTTCATAAGAATACCATTGCACTTTCGGCAATTACCATGTTTGTTGGCATTGGAACATTAATTTTTGCAAAGCACCCAGCAATGCGATCGTTGGCTCAGGTTACCATCATTGGTATGGCATCGGTAATATTCATAACATACATTATTCCTCCGCTTTTGTTCAACTGCTTAACTC is a window of Tenuifilaceae bacterium CYCD DNA encoding:
- a CDS encoding 3-oxoacyl-ACP synthase, giving the protein MQSIYINGLGNISIQNTFPEPSLESKLDFESNHIRCVEPDFTKYINPVAIRRMSKIVRRAIATAKKSLEEAQIEMPDAIVSGTGLGCIEDTEKFLVSMIRDNEQFLQPTHFIQSTHNTISSQIAILLKCNGYNSTYAHLGLSFDSALYDAYLQFQLSQIKTALVGAYDEMTPAYYELLRKAGVWNGCFAGEGSISIAMSVEKKPSAYCSIKNMIMFSQQPSNAKLEQRVLDFIKASNLSIDEVDAVILSNSGNSENDEVINSLRKGVFADTAQVTYKNISGEFYSSSAFGFWLAAICLKQQSIPDYLVLKGNVNKPLKNILVHNHSLNRGHSLILLSSC
- a CDS encoding glycerol acyltransferase, translated to MTDLFLKIYKYLKVRRVLRWALLLVSFAVIGFGAFNIKLEENVANFLPRSEENEKINFVYQNSQIADKIVVRIYQPDSTTDVDRDMLIDASEYFVESVKELDGDDIKSVLYKVEQEKLLEISDFITKNLPYFMVEADYERLDSMLTNDAVLNTLQKDKDLLVSPMGMVLKSNIVNDPLHISASILKKLEKFKVSDSYETYNDYIFSKNGKELIVLISSVYQSSDTENNKKLLAAIGSSINKTKSEFKNAVDLGFFAAADVALTNASQIKNDSYLSITISLVLILILLWFYFKSFRSMFLIAMPVVFGALFSLAILAVVKGTISAIAIGAGSIIFGIAVNYSLHFIAHHKHSGSPLLVLKDLVSPLTVGSFTTVAAFLSLMFISAVSMRDFGLFAAFTLIGSILFVLIFLPHFVSAETVHPNHSNPNFFDRITEYRLEKNKILVAITIVGSFVLVFFSGRTGFNTNLQSINYMTKEQKAEFARLNKLTDLGEKTYYLVSEGKTLDEALANYEYVANGKLDSLVKCGDVTKVNGVGDLLPSSEIQKKKIERWNSFWSNKRDNLIQTFEKQSKSLGFKVGAFSNFYDVLKTDYTVQSQNYFDILTESFTKDYLIETPQRAMVVSLISLKEDNQEAGLASIESASDKSFVFDRASIAHKMVKSLSSDFNIVLYVSGLLVLVFLTISFGRFELSFIAFLPMFLSWIWILGIMAMFDIQFNIVNIILATFIFGLGDDYTIFMMDGLMGEYAYNKKMLSLHKNTIALSAITMFVGIGTLIFAKHPAMRSLAQVTIIGMASVIFITYIIPPLLFNCLTHKKGRKRLIPITIKNYAGTVYAFVAFLIGSLVLSIIGFCLLTIGRRTPKNKLRYHKTLRWTARYVVYRMPFVKTKVINEFNEKFDKPAIIVANHQSHIDLMFMMMLNPKLIILTNQWVWRSPFYGGIIRYADFYPVANGIENSIDRLKPMVELGYSIVIFPEGTRSETGYINRFHKGAFFLAEKLGLDILPVITHGIGFALPKSELMLRKSNVSVKILERISPSDNQYGVDYVERSKQIRKLFKAEYQKLCVENETPDYYSNLVIHNYVYKGASIEKEARITLKKHGNFASVINQLPDSGKVIVINCGIGVFPLMLALVKKGLQVEAYDESEENVALARNCRSVPENLNYTLELPFNIDQSKQLLTIDEMKIYVSE